Part of the Propioniciclava sp. MC1595 genome is shown below.
GCAGCGCCGACATCTGCCGGCCCTGCGCCGTGGTGAGGATGAGCGTCGAGTCGCCGCGCGGGAGGGGGATGTAGAGGTTGCCCTCGACGTACTGTCCGGCCTCGAGCACGCCGGACCCGATCTCGGGATCCGGCGCACCGGGGAGCGGCTCGTAGACCTCGGTGCCCACGTTGGAGAAGGCCACGAACCCGTAACTCACCCGACCGCCGTCGGCGGTCACGCGGACGCGCAGGGTGACGCCGTCGACGTCCCAGGAGTGGTCTAGGACCTCCCACCGGCCGTGGCTGGTCGTGCTGCCGGGCATGGTGAAGGGCATGCCGGGGCCCGCGTTGGCGGCCTCGGAGGCGCTCGGGGAGGGGGCGGGCTCGCTCGGCGCGGGCGGGGTGGGCCGCAGGAAGAGGGCCGCGAGGACGACGCCGACGAGCGCGATGCCGACCAGGGCCAGCCACCAGCCGCCGCCACCGCGCTTGGGCGGGGCGTAGGCGTTGATGTCGACAGGACGCCGCTGGTACGGGTCCTGCTGCCACGGCTGGCTCATGGGGCGAGATTACTAGAGGGGTGGTTGTGGACAACGGGCGGGCCCGTGACGGGCCCTGTGGACGGTTGGAACCGGGTGCACGGGGCGCGGGCAGCCCGCCGACAACTAGGGCATGACCGAAGCGCCCGAACGCACCACCGTGACCAGCCTGACCGACCTCGTCGAGGTCGTCCCGAGCCTGCTGGGCTTCCACCCCCACGATTCCCTCGTCCTGCTGGCGATCCGCGACGGGATGGTCCAGCTCACCGCCCGCACCGACCTGTTCGACGCCCCGCCGGCGCGGGCGCTTGCCCCCGCCTGGCACCGCCTGCCGGGGGCGCACTTCGTCGTGATCGCGTTCTCCGCCGACGCGGGGTGCGCCTGGTGGGGGCTCGACGACGTCGACCTTGCCCTCCCCGGGGACGCCGAGCGCATCCTCGTCCACGCCGACGGGGAGCGGTGGTACGAACACCCCGACGACGAAGGGACGCCCTACGACGCGCTGGGCGGCGTGCTGCTGGCCGAGGCGGCGTACGCCGGGCGGCCGATCCGGGGCTCGCGGGAGGAGCTGTACGCGCTCGTGGAACCCAACCGGACGCCGGCGGAGGTGACGGCGTCCCTCGACCGGGTCGCGGCGCGGGCGGAGGGCCTGTCGGACATCCTCGGCGAGGCGCGCGCCCTGCTGGCCGCGCACGACGACGCCCCGGGCGACCTCGAGATCGACGACGCGACCGTGCTGTGCCTGGCCAGCCACGACCCGTGCTTCCTCGACGAGGCGCTGCTGTCGACCACGCGGGCCAACGCGGCCCCACGCGTGTCGCTGTGGCTGCAGGTCGTGGGCTGCGGGGTGCCGAACTGCGTCGGCGGGGCACTGGCCGCGGCGGCGCTCGCCGCGTGGCTCAACGGCGACGGCGCCCTGCAGTCGGTGTGCCTCGAGGCGATGGACGACCGGCCCGGTCCGGCCGAGTGGGCCCGCTTCCTGCAGGCCGTGAACCTGGGCGCGGTACCTCCCGCGGAGTGGGACTCGCTGGCGGCCGAGCTGCGGCGGGCCCGCGCCTGAGGGCGGCGCCCGCCGGGGCGCCCTACGATACCCCCATGCGACGGATCGTGGTGTGCGGCGAGGCCCTGATCGACCTGGTGCCCGGAGCGGCGTCCGACGACACGCGGGCCTCCACCTGGCGCGCGCTGTCGGCCGGTGGGCCCATGAACAGCGCCATCGGGCTCGCGCGCCTCGGGGTGCCCGTGGAGTTCCTCGGGCGGCTGGGGGACGACGCGTTCGCCGCCCAGCTTCGGGGCCACCTGGCCGCGAACGGCGTCGGGACGACCCTGGCCGTCGCGGCGGCCCAGCCGACCTCGCTGGCCGTGGTGAGTCTCGACGAGGTGGGCAAGGCCTCCTACACCTTCCACTTCGCGGGGACCGCCAACTTCGGCTGGCGGGCCGACGAACTGCCCGAGCTGGGGGAGGGGGACTGGCTGCACGTGGCGTCCTTGGTCAC
Proteins encoded:
- a CDS encoding DUF4192 family protein, whose amino-acid sequence is MTEAPERTTVTSLTDLVEVVPSLLGFHPHDSLVLLAIRDGMVQLTARTDLFDAPPARALAPAWHRLPGAHFVVIAFSADAGCAWWGLDDVDLALPGDAERILVHADGERWYEHPDDEGTPYDALGGVLLAEAAYAGRPIRGSREELYALVEPNRTPAEVTASLDRVAARAEGLSDILGEARALLAAHDDAPGDLEIDDATVLCLASHDPCFLDEALLSTTRANAAPRVSLWLQVVGCGVPNCVGGALAAAALAAWLNGDGALQSVCLEAMDDRPGPAEWARFLQAVNLGAVPPAEWDSLAAELRRARA